Below is a window of Mycolicibacterium rhodesiae NBB3 DNA.
CGAGGATCTCCGCGGTCGACAGGTTGCGCTGCAGCCCGCCCTGACCCGTCGCACAGAACGGGCACGCCATCCCGCACCCGGCCTGCGACGAGATGCACACCGTGTTGCGCTGCGGGTAGCGCATGAGCACCGACTCGAACGTCGAGCCGTCGACCGCGCGCCACAGCATCTTGCGGGTCTCCCCGGAGTCACATTCGATCTCACGCACCGCGTCCAGCAGTTTCGGGAACAGCGCATCAGAGATCTGATCGCGCAGCGCTGCGGGCAGGTCCGTCATCTGATGTGGGTCGGCGATCAGGCGCCCGTAGTACTGGTTGGCCAGCTGTTTGCCCCGGAATGCGGGCAGCCCCAACTCCGCGACGGCGGCGGTGCGCGCGTCGTCGTCGAGGTCGGCGATATGGCGCGGCGGCATTGCGCGTCGCGGTGGATCGAAGACGAGAGGCAGGGAAACGGCCATGAGCTCTCACCAGTATCGCATCGCGCAGCCCGCATGATTAATTCGCAAACCCAGGCGTTGCCCGCAACTATGGCTCCTGTGCCCACCAGGACCATGCCGCTGCGAGCAGCGACGGCAATGACGTTCTTTTGTGCGCTGGGCTATCTCGTTGGCGCACTTGCCTTTCGGTGATGTCTCCGATGGCGGTGCTGGTGATCCGGATCAGTCTGGCCGCCGCAATCCTCACCGCCTGGGTCACAGTGGCCCGCGTGAGCTGGCCCACAGGCTGCTGTTCCCTCGCAAACGCTGCGGTGCCAAACCTCCACGCGAGAGGCTCACGCCAGCAGGGTGAGGACAATCCATCCGGCGACCGCCGCGGGCAGCATCGCGTCGATCCTGTCCATGATTCCCCCGTGGCCGGGCAGTAACTTGCCCATGTCCTTGATTCCGAGGTCGCGTTTGACCTGCGACTCGACCAAGTCGCCGAGAACTCCGGTGACGACCAGCAGCAGGCCGAGCGGGATCCCGACCCACCACGGCTTGCCGAGCAGGAAGACCACCGCGAGCACGGATGCGGCGACCCCGAACACGAGCGAACCCCCGAGCCCCTCCCAAGATTTCTTGGGGCTGATCGCGGGCACCATCAGATGCCTGCCGAACAGCACGCCGGCGACATAACCCCCGATGTCGGCGAACACCACCGAGGCGATCACGATGAACGTCCGGAAGCCACCGTCATCCTGGAAGATCAGCAACGCGCTGAAGCTCGCGAACAGCGGCACCCAGGTCGCCAGCAGCACTGCGGCCGATATGTCGCGTAGGTAGTTGACGGGCTGCTCGCGAATTCCCTGTCCGACCAGGCGCCACACCATGCAGACCACGATCGTTCCGGCGTATGCGCCGAGCAGACCGGCCGGACCGAAGGGCCACGTCAACCAGATCATCGCCTGGCTGCCGACCAGCAGCGGAATCGCGGGAAGCGCGTAGCCGGCCTCACCGAGTCGTCGTATGACTTCGTGCATGCCGATCGGGATCGCCACCGCAAGCATCAGCAGCCACCAGATCGGCGCGAACAGCAGCACCCCGATAGCCAGCCCGCCGAGGACCACGCCGACGCCGATGGCCGCGGGCAGGTTTCGACCCGCCCGCGACGATTTCTTGGGCGGCTCTTCGACCGGCGTATCTGTCACGGGAGTGATGTGCTGATCGGTCACTAGACCTCCAGCAACTCGCCTTCTTTGTGCTTGACCAATTCGTCGATCTGATTCGTGTAGGTGTGGGTGGCCTTGTCGAGATCCTTCTCCGCGCGGCTGACCTCGTCCTCGCCGGCCTCACCGTCCTTCTTGATGCGGTGCAATTCCTCCATCGCCTTGCGACGGATGTTGCGCACCGAGACCCGGGCGTCCTCGCCCTTGGACTTGGCCTGCTTCACCAGGTCGCGTCGACGCTCCTCGGTGAGCTGAGGGATCGAGACGCGAATGACGTTGCCGTCGTTCGTCGGATTGACGCCGAGGTCCGAATTGCGAATCGCATCCTCGATGTTGCGCAGCTGATTGGCCTCATAGGGCTTGATCACGACCAGCCGCGGTTCGGGGACGTTGATACTCGACAGCTGCGTGATGGGCGTGGGCGAGCCGTAGTAGTCCATGTTGACGCGGGAGAACATGCCGGGGTTGGCGCGGCCGGTGCGGATCGACGACAGGTCGTCGCGCGCGACTGCCACCGCCTTCTCCATTTTCTCTTCGGCGTCGAAGAGGGTTTCGTCGATCACGTTGTCTCCTCATGCGCGCTGTCCGCAAGCGCGTCCGCTGTTAGGTGGTGACGAGTGTTCCGATCTTCTCACCTGCGACCGCACGCGCGATATTGCCGTCGGTGAGCAGGTTGAACACCAGGATGGGCATGCCATTGTCCATGCACAGGCTGAACGCCGTCGCGTCGGCGACCTTGAGGCCGCGGTCGATGACCTCGCGGTGGCTGATCGCGGTCAACAACTCGGCGCCCGGGTCTTCCCTCGGGTCGGCGGTGAACACCCCGTCGACGGCCTTGGCCATCAGCACCACCTCTGCGCCGATCTCGAGAGCTCGTTGCGCCGCGGTGGTGTCCGTCGAGAAGTAAGGCAGCCCCATACCGGCGCCGAAGATGACCACGCGGCCCTTCTCCAGATGCCTGCGAGCCCGAAGCGGAATGTAGGGCTCGGCGACCTGGCCCATCGTGATCGCGGTCTGAACGCGCGTCACGATACCTTCCTTCTCCAGGAAGTCCTGCAGCGCAAGGCTGTTCATCACCGTGCCGAGCATGCCCATGTAGTCGCTGCGGGTTCGCTCCATGCCGCGATGCTGTAGCTGTGCGCCGCGGAAGAAGTTGCCGCCGCCGATGACGACGGCAACCTGCACACCGCTGCGCACGACTTCGGCGATCTGACGCGCTACCAGGTGAACGACATCGGGGTCCAGGCCCACTTGCCCGCCGCCGAACATCTCGCCGCCCAGCTTGAGCACGACGCGGGTGTATACCGGACGCATCGACGCATCACCGGGGGAAACAGGGTCGGCACCGTTGGGGCTGGTTGGCTGGCTGTCCGGCTCTGCCATCCGACTCCTTCGGGGTCTCGCTGAGATTCCCCTAATCCTGCCTCATGGCGGCCGGTAGACCCGTAACCGGGGTCCACGCGTCGCAGTTAGCCGGGCAGATGCGCGATCAGCAAGAAGGCCGGCACCGACCTGCGGCCGTTCGGCTCCTCGCGCACGTCTGTCACCGGAAAGAACTCTTCGAAGCCTTCGGGGAACACACCGTGGATCCGCGCAGGTCTGATCTCGTCGATGGTCCAGTACTTCGACACGATCTCGCGAAGCTCGTCCTCGGTGACGGGGTTGGCCGGGCCGTCGGGCATCCCTGCCTTGTCGAACACCAGCACGAAGTACGACGCTCCGGGAGCCGCCGCCCGGACAATGGACTGCTGGTAGCCCTCCCGCAGCTCCACCGGCATCGAGTGAAACAGCGTCGAGTCGACGATGGTCTTGAATCGGCCGTCGTACCCGCCGAAGTCGCTGATGTCGGCGACCGCGAAGGTGGCGTTGTCCAGGCCGCGCCTGGCGGCCTCCTCCTTGGCCATGGCGATCGCCGTGGGCGACTGGTCCAGCCCGACCGTCGCGACCCCCCGCTCGGCCAGATACAGGGAGATGGCGGCCTCGCCGCAGCCGGCATCGAGGACGTCACCTTCGAACTTGCCCTGCTCGATGAGCGCGGCGAGTTCGGGTTGCGGTTCCCCGATGCTCCACGGCGGCCTTGCCCCCGCCATCTCCGGCGCCTCGCCTCGGTAGGCGGATTCGAACATCTCATTCGTGGGTTGGGTCATGGATCCGGTATATCAATGGAGTTGATATGTGTCAAGATAATTGATATGAAGGACATGCTCGAGGACCAACCGCTGGGATATCTGTTGTCCCGGGTGGCCAACGCGCTGCGCGCGGAGGTGACCGCGACGGTCCTGGATCCCATGGGACTCGCTTTCCCGCAGTACATTTGCATGCGGATCCTCTCGAAGAACCCCGGCCGGTCCAACGCCGATCTGGCCCGCGACACCAATGTCACGCCGCAGGCCATGAACATGGTTCTGCGCCGCCTGGAGGGCCGCGGCCTGGTCACCAGGCCCGCAAGCGTGGAATCGGGACGATCGCTTCCGGCCCGGCTGACCCGCGAGGGCGAGGATCTGCTCAAGCGCACGGACGCCGGAGTACGTGC
It encodes the following:
- a CDS encoding phosphatidate cytidylyltransferase, which produces MTDQHITPVTDTPVEEPPKKSSRAGRNLPAAIGVGVVLGGLAIGVLLFAPIWWLLMLAVAIPIGMHEVIRRLGEAGYALPAIPLLVGSQAMIWLTWPFGPAGLLGAYAGTIVVCMVWRLVGQGIREQPVNYLRDISAAVLLATWVPLFASFSALLIFQDDGGFRTFIVIASVVFADIGGYVAGVLFGRHLMVPAISPKKSWEGLGGSLVFGVAASVLAVVFLLGKPWWVGIPLGLLLVVTGVLGDLVESQVKRDLGIKDMGKLLPGHGGIMDRIDAMLPAAVAGWIVLTLLA
- the frr gene encoding ribosome recycling factor, which translates into the protein MIDETLFDAEEKMEKAVAVARDDLSSIRTGRANPGMFSRVNMDYYGSPTPITQLSSINVPEPRLVVIKPYEANQLRNIEDAIRNSDLGVNPTNDGNVIRVSIPQLTEERRRDLVKQAKSKGEDARVSVRNIRRKAMEELHRIKKDGEAGEDEVSRAEKDLDKATHTYTNQIDELVKHKEGELLEV
- the pyrH gene encoding UMP kinase; its protein translation is MAEPDSQPTSPNGADPVSPGDASMRPVYTRVVLKLGGEMFGGGQVGLDPDVVHLVARQIAEVVRSGVQVAVVIGGGNFFRGAQLQHRGMERTRSDYMGMLGTVMNSLALQDFLEKEGIVTRVQTAITMGQVAEPYIPLRARRHLEKGRVVIFGAGMGLPYFSTDTTAAQRALEIGAEVVLMAKAVDGVFTADPREDPGAELLTAISHREVIDRGLKVADATAFSLCMDNGMPILVFNLLTDGNIARAVAGEKIGTLVTT
- a CDS encoding class I SAM-dependent methyltransferase, whose translation is MTQPTNEMFESAYRGEAPEMAGARPPWSIGEPQPELAALIEQGKFEGDVLDAGCGEAAISLYLAERGVATVGLDQSPTAIAMAKEEAARRGLDNATFAVADISDFGGYDGRFKTIVDSTLFHSMPVELREGYQQSIVRAAAPGASYFVLVFDKAGMPDGPANPVTEDELREIVSKYWTIDEIRPARIHGVFPEGFEEFFPVTDVREEPNGRRSVPAFLLIAHLPG
- a CDS encoding MarR family winged helix-turn-helix transcriptional regulator, with protein sequence MKDMLEDQPLGYLLSRVANALRAEVTATVLDPMGLAFPQYICMRILSKNPGRSNADLARDTNVTPQAMNMVLRRLEGRGLVTRPASVESGRSLPARLTREGEDLLKRTDAGVRAADRKLMSGLSAEQRREFKRILITLGSD